In the genome of Rhizobium sp. NZLR1, one region contains:
- a CDS encoding SgcJ/EcaC family oxidoreductase — translation MSQSHTDKIQIEQLIEKYIGALNHSKADDVVALFTPDAVLMGADAPTVEGAEQLKAFFDHGFGLIKLEPKIDIDEIIFTGDFAFARSHSQVRVTVLQANKSHSEENRELFIFRKDGGEWRIARYMFNKLPPAH, via the coding sequence ATGTCACAGAGCCACACGGACAAAATCCAGATCGAGCAACTCATCGAAAAGTATATCGGCGCACTGAACCATTCGAAAGCCGACGACGTGGTGGCGTTGTTCACCCCGGACGCCGTGCTGATGGGAGCGGACGCCCCAACGGTGGAGGGGGCGGAGCAGCTCAAGGCTTTCTTCGACCACGGCTTCGGCTTGATCAAGCTCGAACCTAAAATCGACATCGACGAGATAATCTTCACCGGAGATTTCGCGTTCGCAAGATCGCATTCGCAGGTGCGGGTCACCGTTTTGCAGGCCAACAAATCCCATTCCGAAGAGAACCGCGAGCTGTTCATATTCAGAAAGGATGGCGGCGAGTGGAGAATTGCGCGGTACATGTTCAACAAGCTACCTCCCGCCCATTAA
- a CDS encoding glucose 1-dehydrogenase, which yields MENQVILITGGLTGIGRATAVAAAQAGHTVVVSGRNSETGEALVNSLRAAGAEAEFVRADVRNDDDVRALIDHTVSRFGRIDAAINNAGTEGTPGPIGDQTGESYAQTFDTNVLGTLLSLKHELRIMQNQGHGSIVNISSTYGHEGAAGASIYSASKHAVEGLTKSAALEAAPHGVRVNAVAPGPTDTGMLDRFTGSEDRKSALARSVPLGRVGKPDELAAAILFLASPAASFVTGQIVTVDGGKTAG from the coding sequence ATGGAAAACCAAGTCATTCTGATCACTGGCGGCCTGACCGGCATCGGTCGGGCAACGGCGGTCGCCGCTGCACAAGCGGGCCATACAGTCGTCGTGTCAGGTCGCAACAGCGAGACCGGCGAGGCATTGGTCAACAGTTTGCGTGCCGCCGGCGCCGAGGCTGAGTTCGTTCGCGCCGACGTCCGCAACGACGACGATGTTCGCGCGCTCATCGACCATACCGTCAGCCGGTTCGGCCGGATCGATGCAGCCATCAACAACGCCGGCACGGAAGGCACGCCCGGCCCGATCGGCGATCAGACCGGTGAAAGCTATGCCCAGACCTTCGACACTAACGTCCTCGGCACGTTGCTGAGCCTGAAGCACGAGCTGCGCATCATGCAGAACCAGGGCCATGGAAGCATCGTCAACATCTCGTCAACCTATGGCCATGAGGGTGCTGCCGGCGCTTCGATCTACTCGGCCAGCAAGCACGCTGTGGAAGGCCTCACCAAATCCGCGGCTCTCGAAGCGGCACCACATGGGGTCCGTGTCAATGCGGTGGCACCGGGACCGACCGATACGGGCATGCTCGATCGCTTCACGGGTTCCGAAGACCGGAAGTCAGCCCTTGCGAGGTCTGTGCCGCTCGGCCGTGTCGGCAAGCCCGATGAACTTGCCGCAGCAATTCTGTTTCTCGCATCACCCGCCGCATCCTTCGTGACGGGGCAGATCGTTACCGTTGACGGCGGCAAGACGGCTGGCTGA
- a CDS encoding alpha/beta hydrolase, whose translation MTNYTHDTVPTQFVEANGIRFAYLRFGKQGGIPLVFNQHYKGTMDNWDPAVTDGLARDREVILFNNAGVANSSGETPSSFQEMGANAIAFIRALGLTKVDVLGFSIGGFVAQEITLQAPDLVRKLILVGTGHRGNDMSQSQSNAIFSGNYDPPEHLWLAVHFSPSETSRAAGLKFIERKLRRQERDPEVSLQTVEAQGAAIGKHIIPRDDALDYLKTIHQPVLVVQGSNDVIIPTKHSYTLQQNLPNAQLILYPDANHGSFYQYPELFVAHANLFLNV comes from the coding sequence ATGACCAACTATACCCACGATACCGTCCCGACGCAGTTCGTCGAGGCCAACGGCATCCGCTTCGCCTACCTCCGGTTCGGCAAGCAAGGCGGCATACCGCTTGTCTTCAACCAACATTACAAAGGCACGATGGATAACTGGGACCCGGCTGTGACCGATGGGCTTGCCCGGGACCGCGAGGTGATCCTGTTCAACAATGCCGGCGTGGCGAACTCATCCGGTGAGACGCCTTCGAGCTTTCAGGAAATGGGTGCTAACGCGATTGCCTTCATTCGGGCGCTAGGCCTCACCAAGGTCGACGTGCTCGGTTTCTCGATCGGTGGCTTTGTCGCCCAGGAAATCACGCTGCAGGCGCCTGATCTCGTCCGCAAGCTGATTTTAGTCGGCACGGGTCATCGTGGCAACGATATGTCGCAGAGCCAGTCGAACGCCATCTTTTCGGGCAACTATGATCCGCCTGAACATCTGTGGCTCGCCGTACATTTCTCGCCGTCCGAGACAAGCCGGGCCGCCGGCCTGAAATTCATCGAGCGCAAGCTTCGCCGTCAGGAGCGCGATCCGGAAGTCAGCCTGCAGACCGTTGAGGCTCAAGGCGCAGCGATCGGCAAGCACATCATTCCGCGCGATGACGCGCTGGATTACCTGAAGACGATCCATCAGCCGGTGTTGGTCGTGCAGGGAAGCAACGACGTCATCATCCCCACCAAGCATTCCTACACCCTGCAGCAGAACCTGCCGAACGCGCAGTTGATCCTCTATCCGGACGCCAATCACGGCTCGTTCTATCAGTATCCGGAACTGTTCGTGGCGCACGCCAACCTGTTCCTGAACGTATAA
- a CDS encoding SDR family oxidoreductase — protein sequence MNGCKGKTALVTGASRGIGRATALALAKAGAQVLVHYGRGADEAKAVVKEIRDAGGRAEALGADLSSPAGPHDLAKQVRAIVGDRLDILVANAGTSQAATIEETTVEDFDRLFAVNVRAPFFLVQQLLPILGERSSVVLLSSLAADAAVGNLSAYASTKGAIDTLVKHFAAALGPRGIRVNAVAPGVVPTDMSNFAKTDQGREFTLGMQALKRMAEPEDIADAVAFLASENARWVTGDTLHVDGGSKL from the coding sequence ATGAACGGCTGCAAAGGTAAGACAGCACTCGTCACGGGTGCTTCCCGCGGCATTGGCCGCGCCACGGCACTCGCGCTCGCAAAGGCCGGAGCCCAGGTGCTCGTGCATTACGGTCGCGGCGCTGACGAGGCAAAGGCCGTCGTCAAGGAAATCCGTGACGCGGGCGGCCGGGCTGAAGCCCTCGGTGCCGACCTGTCCTCGCCGGCGGGGCCGCATGACCTCGCCAAGCAGGTTCGTGCCATCGTCGGGGATCGTCTCGATATTCTCGTCGCCAATGCCGGTACGTCACAGGCCGCGACGATAGAAGAGACGACAGTCGAGGATTTCGATCGGCTGTTTGCCGTCAACGTCCGCGCTCCCTTCTTCCTTGTCCAGCAGCTTTTGCCGATCCTCGGCGAACGCTCGAGCGTCGTGCTGCTGTCGTCGCTCGCAGCGGATGCTGCGGTGGGAAACCTATCGGCCTATGCATCGACCAAGGGCGCCATCGATACCCTCGTCAAGCATTTCGCCGCGGCGCTTGGCCCGAGGGGTATCCGCGTCAATGCCGTCGCACCGGGCGTCGTCCCGACCGACATGTCGAATTTTGCGAAGACCGACCAGGGTCGTGAATTCACGCTCGGCATGCAGGCGCTGAAGCGGATGGCCGAGCCAGAGGACATTGCGGACGCTGTGGCATTCCTTGCCTCTGAAAACGCCCGCTGGGTGACCGGCGACACGCTGCATGTCGACGGCGGCTCCAAGCTCTGA
- a CDS encoding glutathione S-transferase family protein — translation MNANLKLYQSNGSPNSRRVRIFLAEKGVTLTQVAIDLGAKEQFSDAYVAINPRRVVPTLVLEDGTVIGEVPAIMRYLDEAFPTKPLLGADAKEKAVIQMWERRMELEGFAAVMETVRNRAAGLKGRAIAGPHDYEQIPALVDRGMERVKDFYTDLEARLNEQPFVAGPALSAADITAFVTIGFATNALQLAIPEANAATSRWYNALAARESFSA, via the coding sequence ATGAACGCCAACTTGAAACTCTACCAGTCGAACGGCTCGCCGAATTCCCGCCGCGTCCGCATCTTCCTTGCCGAAAAGGGTGTCACGCTCACCCAGGTGGCGATTGATCTCGGCGCCAAGGAGCAGTTTTCCGACGCCTATGTCGCGATCAACCCACGCCGGGTTGTCCCCACACTCGTGCTGGAAGACGGAACCGTGATCGGCGAAGTCCCCGCCATCATGCGCTATCTCGACGAAGCTTTCCCGACCAAACCTTTGCTCGGCGCAGATGCCAAGGAGAAAGCCGTCATCCAGATGTGGGAACGACGGATGGAGCTTGAAGGCTTCGCGGCCGTCATGGAAACGGTCCGCAACCGCGCCGCCGGCCTGAAGGGACGCGCGATTGCCGGCCCGCATGATTACGAGCAGATTCCGGCCCTGGTCGACCGCGGCATGGAACGGGTGAAGGATTTCTACACCGACCTCGAAGCCCGTCTCAACGAGCAACCGTTCGTAGCCGGACCCGCCCTATCGGCCGCCGACATCACCGCCTTCGTAACGATCGGTTTCGCCACCAATGCGCTCCAGCTCGCGATCCCCGAAGCGAACGCGGCGACCAGTCGCTGGTACAACGCCCTGGCAGCCCGCGAAAGCTTCTCGGCCTGA
- a CDS encoding alkene reductase produces MSKLFTSVRIGALDLSHRVVHAPTTRLRALADETPSPMMVDYYRQRASQGGLFITESAHPSHDSRGYIGAPGIYTDAHVAGWRQITDAVHAKGGLIIMQIAHDGRQSHVDLSDGGAPIAPSVVPFEGKAFTQNGRVPVSPHREIALEEIPVLIESFQRGAERAKAAGFDGIELHAANGYLVDTFLQDGTNKRTDAYGGSITNRMRFPLELTAALISVFGADRVGVRISPSGTWGAISDSDPQATFGAFAEALNAYGLAYLHIIEPRVSGVETVHEGQAPVASSYLRKIFKGPIIAAGGFDRADAESIIERGDADAVAFGRFFTSNPDLPERFRRNLPLTPYVREAFWGGDERYYTDFQPMAGDTPTQLHSLVKN; encoded by the coding sequence ATGTCCAAGCTCTTCACTTCAGTGCGGATCGGCGCGCTTGACCTCAGTCATCGCGTCGTCCATGCCCCAACGACCCGACTGCGTGCGCTGGCGGACGAGACACCCAGCCCGATGATGGTGGACTATTATCGCCAGCGGGCATCGCAGGGCGGTCTGTTCATCACCGAGTCCGCCCATCCCTCGCACGACAGCCGCGGTTATATTGGCGCGCCCGGCATCTATACAGACGCCCATGTGGCGGGATGGCGGCAGATCACCGACGCCGTCCATGCCAAGGGTGGTTTGATCATCATGCAGATCGCTCATGATGGCCGTCAGAGCCATGTCGATCTCAGCGATGGCGGCGCTCCGATAGCGCCATCCGTTGTGCCGTTCGAAGGAAAGGCCTTCACGCAAAACGGCCGGGTTCCCGTTTCGCCGCACCGGGAGATCGCACTCGAGGAAATCCCGGTGCTGATCGAAAGTTTCCAACGCGGTGCCGAGCGGGCCAAGGCTGCCGGCTTCGACGGAATCGAACTGCATGCCGCAAACGGCTATCTCGTCGACACCTTCCTTCAGGACGGCACGAACAAGCGCACCGACGCTTACGGTGGCTCGATCACCAATCGGATGCGTTTCCCGCTCGAACTCACCGCGGCCTTGATCTCGGTATTCGGCGCCGATCGCGTCGGCGTCCGTATCTCGCCGAGCGGCACCTGGGGGGCGATTTCGGACAGCGATCCACAGGCGACGTTCGGCGCATTTGCCGAGGCCTTGAACGCCTACGGTCTGGCCTACCTGCACATTATCGAACCGCGCGTCAGCGGTGTCGAAACTGTGCATGAAGGGCAGGCACCTGTCGCATCCTCCTATCTGCGCAAAATCTTCAAGGGGCCCATCATCGCCGCCGGCGGATTTGATCGCGCCGACGCCGAGTCGATCATAGAACGTGGTGATGCTGACGCTGTTGCGTTCGGTCGGTTCTTCACATCGAACCCCGATCTGCCGGAACGGTTTCGTCGCAACCTGCCGCTCACGCCCTATGTGCGCGAAGCCTTCTGGGGTGGTGACGAACGGTATTATACGGACTTCCAGCCTATGGCCGGCGATACCCCAACGCAGTTGCATAGTCTCGTCAAGAATTAG
- a CDS encoding LysR substrate-binding domain-containing protein, with translation MTFEAAGRQLSFTKAAMELNVSRVAVSQQIQALERFLGVPLFQRLQRSVRLTKAGERYHVAISDALERALRATAEITRQADTNVVNVGTTPGFMTYWLMPRLGEFRAIHPDIELRFIVSDGNLGFDDNIDVAIRYGDAQPDNAEATFLSRQSISPTCSDKLLPSGTRLTPIDLLQQPLIHLEGPYDEQTRWAKYFHTLGIDMGKARTGITVNSYTNLVQAALDGQGFALIGPPLIENFLNKGSLIQPVDAPPIARHAFYLALPKGTVPASTQIFSDWVIGAFPGREVEIA, from the coding sequence GTGACCTTCGAAGCCGCTGGACGTCAGCTTAGCTTTACCAAGGCGGCGATGGAACTCAATGTCTCACGCGTGGCTGTCAGCCAGCAGATCCAAGCGCTGGAGAGATTCCTTGGTGTCCCGCTGTTTCAGCGCTTGCAGCGCTCAGTCAGGCTGACGAAGGCCGGAGAGCGGTATCATGTAGCTATTTCCGATGCCTTGGAGAGAGCGCTTCGGGCGACAGCGGAGATCACCAGGCAAGCCGACACCAATGTCGTCAATGTCGGGACCACGCCGGGTTTCATGACCTATTGGCTGATGCCAAGGCTTGGCGAGTTCAGGGCAATCCATCCGGACATCGAGCTGCGGTTTATCGTTTCCGACGGAAACCTGGGCTTCGACGACAATATCGATGTTGCTATCCGATACGGTGATGCGCAACCTGACAATGCCGAGGCGACTTTTCTCAGCCGTCAGTCCATCAGTCCCACTTGCTCAGACAAGCTGTTGCCATCCGGGACCAGACTGACCCCCATCGATCTACTTCAGCAGCCTCTCATTCATCTCGAAGGTCCTTACGACGAGCAAACCCGGTGGGCGAAGTATTTCCACACCCTCGGGATCGACATGGGCAAGGCTCGGACCGGCATCACGGTCAACTCCTACACCAATTTGGTTCAGGCAGCTCTCGATGGCCAAGGCTTCGCTCTGATCGGTCCTCCTCTGATAGAGAACTTCCTCAACAAGGGGTCGTTGATACAGCCCGTCGATGCGCCTCCGATTGCTCGCCACGCTTTCTATCTTGCGCTTCCTAAAGGAACGGTTCCGGCCTCAACACAGATCTTTTCAGATTGGGTGATTGGTGCGTTTCCTGGCCGCGAAGTCGAGATTGCTTGA
- a CDS encoding ABC transporter substrate-binding protein has translation MKSILAAIGLLGASLLASVTNANAACGNVTITEMNWSSAAVVTAVSSFLMEQGYGCTVKKVPTSTVPALTSLAETGQPDILTEVWPGVADVYYKLEKEGKIVKVGDVLSDGGEDGWWIPQYLADAHPELKTLDGILANPKLVGGKFNNCPVGWGCRTSDDNLIKAFELEKHAIEIFNHGSGETLAASIASANTAKEPWFGYYWAPTSVLGKYKMFKVDMGPIDKDKAKCNATADCATPGKTGWPSATVLTTMGKAFHDKNPELVALMSKVSFKNSQMNELLAWQEDNKATADETAVHFLTTYKDVWPSWLSEDAKAKISAIVK, from the coding sequence ATGAAATCTATTCTCGCAGCAATCGGCTTGCTTGGCGCGAGCCTGCTTGCCAGCGTCACCAACGCGAATGCCGCCTGCGGCAATGTTACGATCACCGAGATGAACTGGTCATCGGCCGCGGTGGTCACCGCCGTCTCCAGCTTCCTGATGGAGCAAGGCTACGGCTGCACTGTCAAGAAGGTGCCGACCTCCACTGTTCCGGCACTCACCTCGCTTGCCGAAACCGGGCAGCCCGACATTCTGACCGAGGTCTGGCCAGGTGTGGCCGATGTCTATTACAAGCTCGAAAAGGAAGGCAAGATCGTCAAGGTCGGCGACGTGCTGTCCGATGGCGGCGAAGACGGCTGGTGGATTCCCCAGTACCTGGCTGATGCCCATCCAGAGCTAAAGACCCTTGATGGCATTCTGGCAAATCCGAAGCTCGTCGGTGGTAAGTTCAACAATTGCCCGGTCGGCTGGGGCTGCCGTACGTCGGATGACAATTTGATCAAGGCGTTTGAGCTCGAAAAACACGCGATCGAGATCTTCAACCACGGATCCGGCGAGACGCTCGCCGCTTCGATTGCTTCGGCTAACACCGCGAAGGAACCATGGTTCGGCTACTACTGGGCACCGACAAGCGTGCTCGGCAAGTACAAGATGTTCAAGGTCGACATGGGGCCAATCGACAAGGACAAGGCAAAGTGCAACGCGACCGCCGATTGCGCGACACCCGGCAAGACCGGCTGGCCGAGCGCGACCGTGCTCACCACTATGGGCAAGGCCTTTCACGACAAGAACCCGGAATTGGTCGCTCTCATGAGCAAGGTCAGCTTCAAGAACTCGCAAATGAACGAACTGCTCGCCTGGCAGGAAGACAACAAAGCGACTGCCGACGAGACGGCGGTCCACTTCCTGACGACCTACAAGGACGTCTGGCCAAGCTGGCTTTCTGAAGACGCCAAGGCCAAGATCAGCGCCATCGTCAAGTAA
- a CDS encoding ABC transporter permease subunit, with translation MAFYDGLFNHLGLRDWCDASASTGPVSMADLIKKSKEAGGPPPSLMDAPFPSLDAFHDACRAIPRTRDFTSGIESGFLYIRVALKTVLDPLTQPLSWLLDSSLRLVEIAPWWAMVLALLVLVYLASRSWSILALVAAGLLVLGVVDHLHYALQTMAIVFSCTFICILVGIPIGILMAKSKRMERLSLPVLDMLQTLPSFVYLIPLIFLFSVTESKLYGIAIILYAVVPVIRLTNLGIRMVDGSVGEAADAFGMDGWQKLFRVEMPLALPSIMAGVNQTIMMALSMVVIASLVSAPGLGVLVLRGINNLELGTGLVAGFGIVLLAIMFDRVSKVSMSRINGTLQPRGERP, from the coding sequence ATGGCTTTTTACGATGGACTGTTCAATCACCTTGGTCTTCGTGACTGGTGCGACGCTTCGGCCTCGACTGGCCCTGTCAGCATGGCCGACCTGATCAAGAAGAGCAAAGAGGCAGGTGGGCCGCCGCCCTCATTAATGGATGCTCCCTTTCCCTCGCTCGACGCCTTCCACGATGCCTGCCGGGCCATTCCACGAACGCGCGATTTTACGTCGGGGATAGAAAGCGGCTTCCTATACATCCGCGTAGCGCTGAAGACGGTGCTCGATCCCCTGACCCAGCCGCTGTCCTGGCTGCTCGATTCATCGCTGCGCTTGGTTGAGATTGCGCCCTGGTGGGCGATGGTCCTGGCGCTTCTGGTCTTGGTCTACCTCGCGTCCCGCTCGTGGTCGATCCTGGCATTGGTCGCTGCGGGGCTTCTGGTTCTCGGCGTCGTCGATCACCTTCACTATGCGTTGCAGACCATGGCGATCGTCTTTTCCTGCACCTTCATTTGCATTCTGGTTGGCATCCCGATCGGCATACTCATGGCGAAGAGCAAACGGATGGAGCGGCTTTCGCTTCCCGTGCTCGACATGCTCCAGACGCTGCCGTCCTTCGTCTACCTCATTCCGCTGATCTTCCTGTTTTCGGTGACGGAATCGAAGCTCTACGGCATCGCCATCATCCTTTACGCGGTGGTCCCAGTTATTCGTCTGACCAATCTCGGTATCCGCATGGTTGACGGCAGTGTCGGCGAAGCCGCCGATGCGTTTGGCATGGATGGGTGGCAGAAGTTGTTCCGGGTCGAGATGCCGCTGGCATTGCCGAGCATCATGGCGGGGGTCAATCAGACGATCATGATGGCGCTGTCTATGGTGGTCATCGCATCGCTGGTCTCGGCCCCTGGCCTTGGTGTCCTCGTCCTGCGTGGTATCAACAATCTCGAACTTGGGACCGGGCTTGTCGCAGGTTTTGGCATTGTGCTGCTCGCAATCATGTTCGACCGGGTCAGCAAGGTCTCGATGTCGCGTATCAATGGAACTCTCCAGCCACGGGGAGAGCGCCCTTGA
- a CDS encoding ATP-binding cassette domain-containing protein encodes MTDQPKISIRDLYKIFGPHPHSMVPKVHGGMGKAELLEKHGHVLGLRDINVDMRRGDITVIMGLSGSGKSTLIRHLNGLISPTAGEILLDGIDVAGLTGKALRELRRFRMSMVFQSFALMPHMRVVQNVEMAQDVRGDNKTEARENAIRWLARLGLKGYENHYPHQLSGGMQQRVGIARALASNSDVMLMDEAFSALDPLMRTDMQSLLLDLQHELSKTIIFITHDLDEALRLADHLVILKDGVVVQQGEPQSIILNPADAYIEKFVDDINRARVLRAGSVMVSDVANGTGTFGEVDIDDNLDTVMARSEGDLASSLTVVKDGLPVGVIRMQDVFRALVPRHSVRPVSVENATAGTVKQEQAT; translated from the coding sequence TTGACCGACCAGCCGAAGATTTCGATCCGAGACCTCTACAAAATATTCGGCCCCCACCCTCATTCCATGGTGCCGAAGGTTCATGGTGGCATGGGCAAGGCCGAGCTTCTCGAAAAGCACGGTCATGTCCTCGGGCTGAGAGACATCAACGTCGATATGCGCCGCGGCGACATCACCGTCATCATGGGCCTTTCGGGATCGGGGAAGTCGACCCTGATCCGGCATCTGAACGGTCTGATCAGTCCCACTGCCGGTGAAATCCTGCTGGACGGCATCGATGTGGCTGGCTTGACGGGAAAGGCACTTCGCGAGCTGCGACGCTTCCGCATGTCGATGGTGTTTCAGAGCTTCGCCCTGATGCCGCACATGCGTGTGGTCCAGAATGTCGAGATGGCGCAGGACGTCAGGGGCGACAACAAGACCGAGGCGCGGGAAAATGCCATCCGCTGGCTGGCGCGGCTCGGGCTCAAGGGTTACGAGAACCATTACCCGCACCAGCTTTCCGGTGGTATGCAGCAACGCGTCGGCATTGCGCGCGCACTTGCCTCCAATTCTGATGTCATGCTGATGGACGAGGCCTTCTCGGCGCTCGATCCGCTGATGCGCACCGACATGCAGAGCCTGCTGCTCGATCTGCAGCACGAGCTTTCGAAGACCATCATCTTCATTACCCACGATCTCGATGAGGCGCTCCGGCTCGCTGATCACCTTGTCATCCTCAAGGATGGCGTCGTCGTCCAGCAGGGCGAGCCGCAGAGCATCATCCTCAATCCCGCCGATGCCTATATCGAGAAGTTTGTCGATGACATCAACCGGGCTCGCGTCCTGCGCGCCGGCTCCGTCATGGTCTCGGATGTTGCGAATGGCACGGGGACCTTCGGCGAGGTGGATATCGACGACAACCTCGATACGGTCATGGCCCGCTCGGAAGGCGATCTTGCAAGCAGCTTGACGGTCGTGAAGGACGGACTACCGGTCGGGGTGATCAGAATGCAGGACGTCTTCAGGGCGTTGGTGCCGCGGCATTCGGTAAGGCCGGTCAGCGTCGAAAACGCGACCGCCGGGACAGTCAAACAGGAGCAGGCCACTTGA
- a CDS encoding aldehyde dehydrogenase family protein — MKYLDHFYIDGRFVPAGDRPQRVVVNPATEEPAGTIAMGTAEDVDLAVRAARQAFGTYAFSSREERLAMLRRVLTLFDERAEEFARLTTLEMGAPITFARDAQIAGSRAHIADTIRILETYEFERLAGQTLLSFEPVGVCALITPWNFPVLQIITKVMPALATGCTIVLKPSEYAPISPMLFAEVLHDAGVPAGVFNLINGDGPTVGEAMSRHPDIDMVSFTGSTRAGVQVAKNAADTVKRVHQELGGNSANIVMPDVDLEASVTKGVLGAYRNAGQSCTAPTRMLVPRHLHDKAVEIARRAAESVVIGDVNDDATTLGPVVNQRQFERVKSLIDAGIAEGATLVTGGSDMPANMNRGFFVKPTVFADVTPEMSVAREEMFGPVVSLIPYDGTEQAIAITNDTPYGLAAYLQSKDLVAAKRVASRLRAGQVMINHPSWDASAPFGGFKQSGNGRECGEFGFEAFVEVKAVGGLHED; from the coding sequence TTGAAGTACCTCGACCATTTCTACATCGATGGCCGCTTCGTTCCGGCCGGCGACAGGCCCCAGCGCGTCGTCGTCAACCCGGCGACCGAGGAGCCGGCCGGCACGATTGCCATGGGCACCGCCGAAGACGTCGATCTGGCCGTCAGGGCCGCTCGCCAAGCCTTCGGCACCTATGCCTTTTCCTCCCGCGAGGAGCGGCTGGCAATGCTTCGTCGCGTGCTGACCCTGTTCGATGAGCGGGCCGAGGAATTCGCCCGACTGACGACCCTGGAAATGGGCGCACCGATCACCTTTGCACGTGATGCCCAGATCGCCGGATCGCGGGCGCATATTGCCGACACGATCCGCATTCTCGAAACTTATGAGTTCGAACGCCTGGCGGGCCAGACATTGCTGTCCTTCGAGCCGGTCGGTGTCTGCGCGCTCATCACGCCCTGGAACTTCCCGGTGCTGCAGATCATCACCAAGGTGATGCCGGCGCTCGCGACCGGATGCACGATCGTGCTGAAACCGAGCGAATATGCGCCGATCAGCCCGATGTTGTTTGCCGAAGTCCTCCACGACGCCGGCGTCCCTGCGGGCGTCTTCAATCTGATCAATGGCGACGGGCCGACGGTCGGCGAAGCAATGTCGAGGCATCCCGATATCGACATGGTCTCATTTACGGGATCGACACGCGCTGGCGTTCAGGTTGCGAAGAATGCCGCCGACACCGTCAAACGCGTTCATCAGGAACTCGGCGGCAACTCGGCCAACATCGTGATGCCGGATGTCGATCTCGAGGCCTCGGTTACCAAGGGCGTTCTCGGCGCCTATCGCAATGCCGGCCAGTCCTGCACCGCTCCCACGCGCATGCTCGTGCCCCGCCATCTTCATGATAAAGCCGTCGAGATTGCCAGGCGCGCGGCAGAGTCCGTTGTCATCGGCGACGTGAACGATGATGCGACGACACTCGGCCCTGTCGTCAACCAGAGGCAGTTCGAGCGCGTCAAGTCGCTGATCGATGCAGGGATTGCCGAGGGCGCGACGCTGGTGACGGGCGGATCCGATATGCCGGCCAACATGAACCGCGGTTTTTTTGTCAAGCCGACCGTCTTCGCCGACGTGACACCGGAGATGAGCGTGGCGCGCGAGGAGATGTTCGGACCCGTCGTCAGCCTCATCCCCTACGATGGTACGGAGCAAGCCATCGCAATCACCAACGATACGCCCTATGGCCTCGCCGCCTATCTGCAGTCGAAGGATCTCGTCGCCGCCAAGCGCGTGGCATCCAGGCTACGAGCCGGGCAGGTGATGATCAACCACCCTTCATGGGACGCGTCGGCGCCTTTCGGCGGCTTCAAACAGTCGGGTAATGGTCGTGAATGCGGGGAGTTCGGCTTCGAGGCCTTTGTCGAAGTGAAGGCTGTCGGCGGTCTGCACGAAGATTGA